In a genomic window of Phalacrocorax aristotelis chromosome 8, bGulAri2.1, whole genome shotgun sequence:
- the MTSS2 gene encoding protein MTSS 2 isoform X1, with the protein METAEKECGALGGLFQAIINDMKSSYPIWEDFNSKATKLHSQLRTTVLAAVAFLDAFQKVADMATNTRGATRDIGSALTRMCMRHRSIEAKLRQFTNALMESLINPLQDRIEDWKKTANQLDKDHAKEYKRARHEIKKKSSDTLKLQKKARKELLGKGDLQPQLDNALQDVNDMYLLLEETEKQAVRKALIEERGRFCTFITFLQPVVNGELTMLGEITHLQGIIEDLVVLTAEPHKLPPASEQVIKDLKGSDYSWSYQTPPSSPSSSSSRKSSMCSSVSSAKGGMAWPGGAQTCSPSSTYRYRSLVQPPTTTTRLSSVSSHDSGFISQDAAYSKPPSPMPSDITSQKSSSSASSEASETCQSVSECSSPTSDWSKASPYDQPVVPTLQRRKDRVEHLREAEMGSPAGGYPGISSEDAPRPRMSPATIAAKHGEEVSPAASDLAMVLTRGLSLEHQKSSRDSLQYSSGYSTQTTTPSCSEDTIPSQGSDYDCYSVNGDVECDPQSDFDKSSTIPRNSNIAQNYRRMIQTKRPASTAGLPTGTNLPAGTTPGVATIRRTPSTKPSVRRTLSNAGPIPIRPPIVPVKTPTVPDSPSYTGPTRVGSEECVFYADDASPNPLDFAKASPKRLSLPNTAWGGGAMEISVYPGASQHLSTEEEEDQQLAANRHSLVEKIGELVAGAHALGEGQFPFPTTLTGSGPSEETPAPPPAASMDPPAEDMLVAIRRGVRLRRTVTNDRSAPRIS; encoded by the exons GTGCCACGAGGGACATTGGCTCTGCACTGACCCGCATGTGCATGCGGCACCGCAGCATCGAGGCCAAACTCCGGCAGTTCACCAA TGCCCTCATGGAAAGCCTGATAAACCCTTTGCAGGACAGGATTGaggactggaaaaaaactgCCAACCAGCTCGACAAGGACCATGCAAAAG AGTACAAGCGAGCCCGCCATGAGATCAAGAAGAAATCCTCTGATACCCTCAAGCTCCAGAAAAAGGCTCGCAAAG AGCTACTTG GGAAGGGGgacctgcagccccagctggaCAATGCACTGCAGGATGTCAATGACATGtacctgctgctggaggagacaGAGAAGCAGGCAGTGCGCAAAGCCCTCATCGAGGAGCGAGGTCGCTTCTGCACCTTCATCACCttcctgcagcccgtggtg AATGGAGAGCTCACCATGCTGGGAGAGATCACCCACCTGCAGGGCATCATTGAGGACCTGGTGGTACTCACTGCTGAGCCCCACAAGCTGCCCCCTGCCAGCGAGCAG GTGATCAAGGACCTGAAAGGCTCTGACTACAGCTGGTCCTACCAGACCCCACCGTCCTCACctagcagctccagctcccgcAAGTCTAGCATGTGCAG CAGCGTTAGCAGTGCCAAGGGTGGCATGGCGTGGCCTGGCGGGGCTCAGACCTGCTCACCCAGTTCCACCTATCGCTACCGCAGCCTGGTGcagccccccaccaccaccacccgcCTCTCCAGCGTCTCCTCCCATGACTCTGGCTTCATCTCCCAGGATGCCGCTTACTCCAAACCGCCTTCCCCCATGCCCTCAGACATCACCAGCCAG AAGTCCTCCAGCTCAGCATCCTCGGAGGCCTCCGAAACCTGCCAGTCGGTTAGCGAGTGCAGCTCCCCAACCTCG GACTGGTCCAAGGCCAGCCCATACGACCAGCCGGTGGTCCCCACCCTGCAGCGGCGCAAGGACCGCGTGGAGCACCTGCGGGAAGCCGAGATGGGCTCACCCGCCGGTGGGTACCCAGGCATCAGCAGCGAGGATGCTCCCAGGCCCCGGATGTCACCAGCTACAATTGCTGCGAAG CATGGGGAGGAGGTGTCCCCTGCTGCCAGTGACCTGGCCATGGTCTTGACCCGGGGGCTGAGCCTGGAGCACCAGAAGAGTAGCCGGGACTCGCTGCAGTACTCCAGCGGCTACAGCACACAGACCACCACACCCTCCTGCTCCGAGGACACCATCCCTTCCCAAG gctctgACTACGACTGCTACTCAGTGAACGGTGATGTGGAGTGTGACCCCCAGAGCGACTTCGACAAGTCCTCCACCATCCCACGCAACAGCAACATTGCCCAGAACTACCGGCGGATGATCCAGACCAAGCGTCCCGCCTCCACTGCTGGGCTGCCCACTGGCACCAACCTACCAGCCGGCACAACCCCAGGGGTAGCCACCATCCGCCGCACGCCCTCCACCAAACCCTCGGTCCGCCGTACCCTCTCCAATGCTGGTCCCATCCCCATCCGACCCCCCATTGTCCCCGTGAAGACCCCTACAGTGCCCGACTCCCCCAGCTACACCGGTCCCACACGGGTGGGCAGCGAAGAGTGTGTCTTCTATGCCGATGACGCCTCGCCAAACCCCCTGGATTTTGCCAAAGCTTCACCCAAGCGGCTGAGCCTTCCCAACACCGCCTGGGGCGGCGGTGCCATGGAGATCTCTGTCTACCCCGGGGCTAGCCAGCACCTCTCcactgaggaagaggaggaccAACAGTTGGCTGCCAACCGGCACAGCTTGGTGGAGAAGATTGGTGAGCTGGTGGCTGGCGCCCACGCCCTGGGGGAAGGCCAgttccccttccccaccaccctcACGGGGTCTGGTCCCAGTGAGGAGACCCCTGCGCCCCCCCCAGCGGCCTCCATGGACCCCCCGGCCGAAGACATGCTGGTGGCCATCCGGCGTGGGGTGCGCCTGCGCAGGACCGTCACCAACGACAGGTCGGCCCCGCGGATATCGTGA
- the MTSS2 gene encoding protein MTSS 2 isoform X2 yields METAEKECGALGGLFQAIINDMKSSYPIWEDFNSKATKLHSQLRTTVLAAVAFLDAFQKVADMATNTRGATRDIGSALTRMCMRHRSIEAKLRQFTNALMESLINPLQDRIEDWKKTANQLDKDHAKEYKRARHEIKKKSSDTLKLQKKARKELLGKGDLQPQLDNALQDVNDMYLLLEETEKQAVRKALIEERGRFCTFITFLQPVVNGELTMLGEITHLQGIIEDLVVLTAEPHKLPPASEQVIKDLKGSDYSWSYQTPPSSPSSSSSRKSSMCSVSSAKGGMAWPGGAQTCSPSSTYRYRSLVQPPTTTTRLSSVSSHDSGFISQDAAYSKPPSPMPSDITSQKSSSSASSEASETCQSVSECSSPTSDWSKASPYDQPVVPTLQRRKDRVEHLREAEMGSPAGGYPGISSEDAPRPRMSPATIAAKHGEEVSPAASDLAMVLTRGLSLEHQKSSRDSLQYSSGYSTQTTTPSCSEDTIPSQGSDYDCYSVNGDVECDPQSDFDKSSTIPRNSNIAQNYRRMIQTKRPASTAGLPTGTNLPAGTTPGVATIRRTPSTKPSVRRTLSNAGPIPIRPPIVPVKTPTVPDSPSYTGPTRVGSEECVFYADDASPNPLDFAKASPKRLSLPNTAWGGGAMEISVYPGASQHLSTEEEEDQQLAANRHSLVEKIGELVAGAHALGEGQFPFPTTLTGSGPSEETPAPPPAASMDPPAEDMLVAIRRGVRLRRTVTNDRSAPRIS; encoded by the exons GTGCCACGAGGGACATTGGCTCTGCACTGACCCGCATGTGCATGCGGCACCGCAGCATCGAGGCCAAACTCCGGCAGTTCACCAA TGCCCTCATGGAAAGCCTGATAAACCCTTTGCAGGACAGGATTGaggactggaaaaaaactgCCAACCAGCTCGACAAGGACCATGCAAAAG AGTACAAGCGAGCCCGCCATGAGATCAAGAAGAAATCCTCTGATACCCTCAAGCTCCAGAAAAAGGCTCGCAAAG AGCTACTTG GGAAGGGGgacctgcagccccagctggaCAATGCACTGCAGGATGTCAATGACATGtacctgctgctggaggagacaGAGAAGCAGGCAGTGCGCAAAGCCCTCATCGAGGAGCGAGGTCGCTTCTGCACCTTCATCACCttcctgcagcccgtggtg AATGGAGAGCTCACCATGCTGGGAGAGATCACCCACCTGCAGGGCATCATTGAGGACCTGGTGGTACTCACTGCTGAGCCCCACAAGCTGCCCCCTGCCAGCGAGCAG GTGATCAAGGACCTGAAAGGCTCTGACTACAGCTGGTCCTACCAGACCCCACCGTCCTCACctagcagctccagctcccgcAAGTCTAGCATGTGCAG CGTTAGCAGTGCCAAGGGTGGCATGGCGTGGCCTGGCGGGGCTCAGACCTGCTCACCCAGTTCCACCTATCGCTACCGCAGCCTGGTGcagccccccaccaccaccacccgcCTCTCCAGCGTCTCCTCCCATGACTCTGGCTTCATCTCCCAGGATGCCGCTTACTCCAAACCGCCTTCCCCCATGCCCTCAGACATCACCAGCCAG AAGTCCTCCAGCTCAGCATCCTCGGAGGCCTCCGAAACCTGCCAGTCGGTTAGCGAGTGCAGCTCCCCAACCTCG GACTGGTCCAAGGCCAGCCCATACGACCAGCCGGTGGTCCCCACCCTGCAGCGGCGCAAGGACCGCGTGGAGCACCTGCGGGAAGCCGAGATGGGCTCACCCGCCGGTGGGTACCCAGGCATCAGCAGCGAGGATGCTCCCAGGCCCCGGATGTCACCAGCTACAATTGCTGCGAAG CATGGGGAGGAGGTGTCCCCTGCTGCCAGTGACCTGGCCATGGTCTTGACCCGGGGGCTGAGCCTGGAGCACCAGAAGAGTAGCCGGGACTCGCTGCAGTACTCCAGCGGCTACAGCACACAGACCACCACACCCTCCTGCTCCGAGGACACCATCCCTTCCCAAG gctctgACTACGACTGCTACTCAGTGAACGGTGATGTGGAGTGTGACCCCCAGAGCGACTTCGACAAGTCCTCCACCATCCCACGCAACAGCAACATTGCCCAGAACTACCGGCGGATGATCCAGACCAAGCGTCCCGCCTCCACTGCTGGGCTGCCCACTGGCACCAACCTACCAGCCGGCACAACCCCAGGGGTAGCCACCATCCGCCGCACGCCCTCCACCAAACCCTCGGTCCGCCGTACCCTCTCCAATGCTGGTCCCATCCCCATCCGACCCCCCATTGTCCCCGTGAAGACCCCTACAGTGCCCGACTCCCCCAGCTACACCGGTCCCACACGGGTGGGCAGCGAAGAGTGTGTCTTCTATGCCGATGACGCCTCGCCAAACCCCCTGGATTTTGCCAAAGCTTCACCCAAGCGGCTGAGCCTTCCCAACACCGCCTGGGGCGGCGGTGCCATGGAGATCTCTGTCTACCCCGGGGCTAGCCAGCACCTCTCcactgaggaagaggaggaccAACAGTTGGCTGCCAACCGGCACAGCTTGGTGGAGAAGATTGGTGAGCTGGTGGCTGGCGCCCACGCCCTGGGGGAAGGCCAgttccccttccccaccaccctcACGGGGTCTGGTCCCAGTGAGGAGACCCCTGCGCCCCCCCCAGCGGCCTCCATGGACCCCCCGGCCGAAGACATGCTGGTGGCCATCCGGCGTGGGGTGCGCCTGCGCAGGACCGTCACCAACGACAGGTCGGCCCCGCGGATATCGTGA
- the MTSS2 gene encoding protein MTSS 2 isoform X3, whose product METAEKECGALGGLFQAIINDMKSSYPIWEDFNSKATKLHSQLRTTVLAAVAFLDAFQKVADMATNTRGATRDIGSALTRMCMRHRSIEAKLRQFTNALMESLINPLQDRIEDWKKTANQLDKDHAKEYKRARHEIKKKSSDTLKLQKKARKGKGDLQPQLDNALQDVNDMYLLLEETEKQAVRKALIEERGRFCTFITFLQPVVNGELTMLGEITHLQGIIEDLVVLTAEPHKLPPASEQVIKDLKGSDYSWSYQTPPSSPSSSSSRKSSMCSSVSSAKGGMAWPGGAQTCSPSSTYRYRSLVQPPTTTTRLSSVSSHDSGFISQDAAYSKPPSPMPSDITSQKSSSSASSEASETCQSVSECSSPTSDWSKASPYDQPVVPTLQRRKDRVEHLREAEMGSPAGGYPGISSEDAPRPRMSPATIAAKHGEEVSPAASDLAMVLTRGLSLEHQKSSRDSLQYSSGYSTQTTTPSCSEDTIPSQGSDYDCYSVNGDVECDPQSDFDKSSTIPRNSNIAQNYRRMIQTKRPASTAGLPTGTNLPAGTTPGVATIRRTPSTKPSVRRTLSNAGPIPIRPPIVPVKTPTVPDSPSYTGPTRVGSEECVFYADDASPNPLDFAKASPKRLSLPNTAWGGGAMEISVYPGASQHLSTEEEEDQQLAANRHSLVEKIGELVAGAHALGEGQFPFPTTLTGSGPSEETPAPPPAASMDPPAEDMLVAIRRGVRLRRTVTNDRSAPRIS is encoded by the exons GTGCCACGAGGGACATTGGCTCTGCACTGACCCGCATGTGCATGCGGCACCGCAGCATCGAGGCCAAACTCCGGCAGTTCACCAA TGCCCTCATGGAAAGCCTGATAAACCCTTTGCAGGACAGGATTGaggactggaaaaaaactgCCAACCAGCTCGACAAGGACCATGCAAAAG AGTACAAGCGAGCCCGCCATGAGATCAAGAAGAAATCCTCTGATACCCTCAAGCTCCAGAAAAAGGCTCGCAAAG GGAAGGGGgacctgcagccccagctggaCAATGCACTGCAGGATGTCAATGACATGtacctgctgctggaggagacaGAGAAGCAGGCAGTGCGCAAAGCCCTCATCGAGGAGCGAGGTCGCTTCTGCACCTTCATCACCttcctgcagcccgtggtg AATGGAGAGCTCACCATGCTGGGAGAGATCACCCACCTGCAGGGCATCATTGAGGACCTGGTGGTACTCACTGCTGAGCCCCACAAGCTGCCCCCTGCCAGCGAGCAG GTGATCAAGGACCTGAAAGGCTCTGACTACAGCTGGTCCTACCAGACCCCACCGTCCTCACctagcagctccagctcccgcAAGTCTAGCATGTGCAG CAGCGTTAGCAGTGCCAAGGGTGGCATGGCGTGGCCTGGCGGGGCTCAGACCTGCTCACCCAGTTCCACCTATCGCTACCGCAGCCTGGTGcagccccccaccaccaccacccgcCTCTCCAGCGTCTCCTCCCATGACTCTGGCTTCATCTCCCAGGATGCCGCTTACTCCAAACCGCCTTCCCCCATGCCCTCAGACATCACCAGCCAG AAGTCCTCCAGCTCAGCATCCTCGGAGGCCTCCGAAACCTGCCAGTCGGTTAGCGAGTGCAGCTCCCCAACCTCG GACTGGTCCAAGGCCAGCCCATACGACCAGCCGGTGGTCCCCACCCTGCAGCGGCGCAAGGACCGCGTGGAGCACCTGCGGGAAGCCGAGATGGGCTCACCCGCCGGTGGGTACCCAGGCATCAGCAGCGAGGATGCTCCCAGGCCCCGGATGTCACCAGCTACAATTGCTGCGAAG CATGGGGAGGAGGTGTCCCCTGCTGCCAGTGACCTGGCCATGGTCTTGACCCGGGGGCTGAGCCTGGAGCACCAGAAGAGTAGCCGGGACTCGCTGCAGTACTCCAGCGGCTACAGCACACAGACCACCACACCCTCCTGCTCCGAGGACACCATCCCTTCCCAAG gctctgACTACGACTGCTACTCAGTGAACGGTGATGTGGAGTGTGACCCCCAGAGCGACTTCGACAAGTCCTCCACCATCCCACGCAACAGCAACATTGCCCAGAACTACCGGCGGATGATCCAGACCAAGCGTCCCGCCTCCACTGCTGGGCTGCCCACTGGCACCAACCTACCAGCCGGCACAACCCCAGGGGTAGCCACCATCCGCCGCACGCCCTCCACCAAACCCTCGGTCCGCCGTACCCTCTCCAATGCTGGTCCCATCCCCATCCGACCCCCCATTGTCCCCGTGAAGACCCCTACAGTGCCCGACTCCCCCAGCTACACCGGTCCCACACGGGTGGGCAGCGAAGAGTGTGTCTTCTATGCCGATGACGCCTCGCCAAACCCCCTGGATTTTGCCAAAGCTTCACCCAAGCGGCTGAGCCTTCCCAACACCGCCTGGGGCGGCGGTGCCATGGAGATCTCTGTCTACCCCGGGGCTAGCCAGCACCTCTCcactgaggaagaggaggaccAACAGTTGGCTGCCAACCGGCACAGCTTGGTGGAGAAGATTGGTGAGCTGGTGGCTGGCGCCCACGCCCTGGGGGAAGGCCAgttccccttccccaccaccctcACGGGGTCTGGTCCCAGTGAGGAGACCCCTGCGCCCCCCCCAGCGGCCTCCATGGACCCCCCGGCCGAAGACATGCTGGTGGCCATCCGGCGTGGGGTGCGCCTGCGCAGGACCGTCACCAACGACAGGTCGGCCCCGCGGATATCGTGA
- the MTSS2 gene encoding protein MTSS 2 isoform X5, with amino-acid sequence METAEKECGALGGLFQAIINDMKSSYPIWEDFNSKATKLHSQLRTTVLAAVAFLDAFQKVADMATNTRGATRDIGSALTRMCMRHRSIEAKLRQFTNALMESLINPLQDRIEDWKKTANQLDKDHAKEYKRARHEIKKKSSDTLKLQKKARKELLGKGDLQPQLDNALQDVNDMYLLLEETEKQAVRKALIEERGRFCTFITFLQPVVNGELTMLGEITHLQGIIEDLVVLTAEPHKLPPASEQVIKDLKGSDYSWSYQTPPSSPSSSSSRKSSMCSLVQPPTTTTRLSSVSSHDSGFISQDAAYSKPPSPMPSDITSQKSSSSASSEASETCQSVSECSSPTSDWSKASPYDQPVVPTLQRRKDRVEHLREAEMGSPAGGYPGISSEDAPRPRMSPATIAAKHGEEVSPAASDLAMVLTRGLSLEHQKSSRDSLQYSSGYSTQTTTPSCSEDTIPSQGSDYDCYSVNGDVECDPQSDFDKSSTIPRNSNIAQNYRRMIQTKRPASTAGLPTGTNLPAGTTPGVATIRRTPSTKPSVRRTLSNAGPIPIRPPIVPVKTPTVPDSPSYTGPTRVGSEECVFYADDASPNPLDFAKASPKRLSLPNTAWGGGAMEISVYPGASQHLSTEEEEDQQLAANRHSLVEKIGELVAGAHALGEGQFPFPTTLTGSGPSEETPAPPPAASMDPPAEDMLVAIRRGVRLRRTVTNDRSAPRIS; translated from the exons GTGCCACGAGGGACATTGGCTCTGCACTGACCCGCATGTGCATGCGGCACCGCAGCATCGAGGCCAAACTCCGGCAGTTCACCAA TGCCCTCATGGAAAGCCTGATAAACCCTTTGCAGGACAGGATTGaggactggaaaaaaactgCCAACCAGCTCGACAAGGACCATGCAAAAG AGTACAAGCGAGCCCGCCATGAGATCAAGAAGAAATCCTCTGATACCCTCAAGCTCCAGAAAAAGGCTCGCAAAG AGCTACTTG GGAAGGGGgacctgcagccccagctggaCAATGCACTGCAGGATGTCAATGACATGtacctgctgctggaggagacaGAGAAGCAGGCAGTGCGCAAAGCCCTCATCGAGGAGCGAGGTCGCTTCTGCACCTTCATCACCttcctgcagcccgtggtg AATGGAGAGCTCACCATGCTGGGAGAGATCACCCACCTGCAGGGCATCATTGAGGACCTGGTGGTACTCACTGCTGAGCCCCACAAGCTGCCCCCTGCCAGCGAGCAG GTGATCAAGGACCTGAAAGGCTCTGACTACAGCTGGTCCTACCAGACCCCACCGTCCTCACctagcagctccagctcccgcAAGTCTAGCATGTGCAG CCTGGTGcagccccccaccaccaccacccgcCTCTCCAGCGTCTCCTCCCATGACTCTGGCTTCATCTCCCAGGATGCCGCTTACTCCAAACCGCCTTCCCCCATGCCCTCAGACATCACCAGCCAG AAGTCCTCCAGCTCAGCATCCTCGGAGGCCTCCGAAACCTGCCAGTCGGTTAGCGAGTGCAGCTCCCCAACCTCG GACTGGTCCAAGGCCAGCCCATACGACCAGCCGGTGGTCCCCACCCTGCAGCGGCGCAAGGACCGCGTGGAGCACCTGCGGGAAGCCGAGATGGGCTCACCCGCCGGTGGGTACCCAGGCATCAGCAGCGAGGATGCTCCCAGGCCCCGGATGTCACCAGCTACAATTGCTGCGAAG CATGGGGAGGAGGTGTCCCCTGCTGCCAGTGACCTGGCCATGGTCTTGACCCGGGGGCTGAGCCTGGAGCACCAGAAGAGTAGCCGGGACTCGCTGCAGTACTCCAGCGGCTACAGCACACAGACCACCACACCCTCCTGCTCCGAGGACACCATCCCTTCCCAAG gctctgACTACGACTGCTACTCAGTGAACGGTGATGTGGAGTGTGACCCCCAGAGCGACTTCGACAAGTCCTCCACCATCCCACGCAACAGCAACATTGCCCAGAACTACCGGCGGATGATCCAGACCAAGCGTCCCGCCTCCACTGCTGGGCTGCCCACTGGCACCAACCTACCAGCCGGCACAACCCCAGGGGTAGCCACCATCCGCCGCACGCCCTCCACCAAACCCTCGGTCCGCCGTACCCTCTCCAATGCTGGTCCCATCCCCATCCGACCCCCCATTGTCCCCGTGAAGACCCCTACAGTGCCCGACTCCCCCAGCTACACCGGTCCCACACGGGTGGGCAGCGAAGAGTGTGTCTTCTATGCCGATGACGCCTCGCCAAACCCCCTGGATTTTGCCAAAGCTTCACCCAAGCGGCTGAGCCTTCCCAACACCGCCTGGGGCGGCGGTGCCATGGAGATCTCTGTCTACCCCGGGGCTAGCCAGCACCTCTCcactgaggaagaggaggaccAACAGTTGGCTGCCAACCGGCACAGCTTGGTGGAGAAGATTGGTGAGCTGGTGGCTGGCGCCCACGCCCTGGGGGAAGGCCAgttccccttccccaccaccctcACGGGGTCTGGTCCCAGTGAGGAGACCCCTGCGCCCCCCCCAGCGGCCTCCATGGACCCCCCGGCCGAAGACATGCTGGTGGCCATCCGGCGTGGGGTGCGCCTGCGCAGGACCGTCACCAACGACAGGTCGGCCCCGCGGATATCGTGA
- the MTSS2 gene encoding protein MTSS 2 isoform X4, which produces METAEKECGALGGLFQAIINDMKSSYPIWEDFNSKATKLHSQLRTTVLAAVAFLDAFQKVADMATNTRGATRDIGSALTRMCMRHRSIEAKLRQFTNALMESLINPLQDRIEDWKKTANQLDKDHAKEYKRARHEIKKKSSDTLKLQKKARKGKGDLQPQLDNALQDVNDMYLLLEETEKQAVRKALIEERGRFCTFITFLQPVVNGELTMLGEITHLQGIIEDLVVLTAEPHKLPPASEQVIKDLKGSDYSWSYQTPPSSPSSSSSRKSSMCSVSSAKGGMAWPGGAQTCSPSSTYRYRSLVQPPTTTTRLSSVSSHDSGFISQDAAYSKPPSPMPSDITSQKSSSSASSEASETCQSVSECSSPTSDWSKASPYDQPVVPTLQRRKDRVEHLREAEMGSPAGGYPGISSEDAPRPRMSPATIAAKHGEEVSPAASDLAMVLTRGLSLEHQKSSRDSLQYSSGYSTQTTTPSCSEDTIPSQGSDYDCYSVNGDVECDPQSDFDKSSTIPRNSNIAQNYRRMIQTKRPASTAGLPTGTNLPAGTTPGVATIRRTPSTKPSVRRTLSNAGPIPIRPPIVPVKTPTVPDSPSYTGPTRVGSEECVFYADDASPNPLDFAKASPKRLSLPNTAWGGGAMEISVYPGASQHLSTEEEEDQQLAANRHSLVEKIGELVAGAHALGEGQFPFPTTLTGSGPSEETPAPPPAASMDPPAEDMLVAIRRGVRLRRTVTNDRSAPRIS; this is translated from the exons GTGCCACGAGGGACATTGGCTCTGCACTGACCCGCATGTGCATGCGGCACCGCAGCATCGAGGCCAAACTCCGGCAGTTCACCAA TGCCCTCATGGAAAGCCTGATAAACCCTTTGCAGGACAGGATTGaggactggaaaaaaactgCCAACCAGCTCGACAAGGACCATGCAAAAG AGTACAAGCGAGCCCGCCATGAGATCAAGAAGAAATCCTCTGATACCCTCAAGCTCCAGAAAAAGGCTCGCAAAG GGAAGGGGgacctgcagccccagctggaCAATGCACTGCAGGATGTCAATGACATGtacctgctgctggaggagacaGAGAAGCAGGCAGTGCGCAAAGCCCTCATCGAGGAGCGAGGTCGCTTCTGCACCTTCATCACCttcctgcagcccgtggtg AATGGAGAGCTCACCATGCTGGGAGAGATCACCCACCTGCAGGGCATCATTGAGGACCTGGTGGTACTCACTGCTGAGCCCCACAAGCTGCCCCCTGCCAGCGAGCAG GTGATCAAGGACCTGAAAGGCTCTGACTACAGCTGGTCCTACCAGACCCCACCGTCCTCACctagcagctccagctcccgcAAGTCTAGCATGTGCAG CGTTAGCAGTGCCAAGGGTGGCATGGCGTGGCCTGGCGGGGCTCAGACCTGCTCACCCAGTTCCACCTATCGCTACCGCAGCCTGGTGcagccccccaccaccaccacccgcCTCTCCAGCGTCTCCTCCCATGACTCTGGCTTCATCTCCCAGGATGCCGCTTACTCCAAACCGCCTTCCCCCATGCCCTCAGACATCACCAGCCAG AAGTCCTCCAGCTCAGCATCCTCGGAGGCCTCCGAAACCTGCCAGTCGGTTAGCGAGTGCAGCTCCCCAACCTCG GACTGGTCCAAGGCCAGCCCATACGACCAGCCGGTGGTCCCCACCCTGCAGCGGCGCAAGGACCGCGTGGAGCACCTGCGGGAAGCCGAGATGGGCTCACCCGCCGGTGGGTACCCAGGCATCAGCAGCGAGGATGCTCCCAGGCCCCGGATGTCACCAGCTACAATTGCTGCGAAG CATGGGGAGGAGGTGTCCCCTGCTGCCAGTGACCTGGCCATGGTCTTGACCCGGGGGCTGAGCCTGGAGCACCAGAAGAGTAGCCGGGACTCGCTGCAGTACTCCAGCGGCTACAGCACACAGACCACCACACCCTCCTGCTCCGAGGACACCATCCCTTCCCAAG gctctgACTACGACTGCTACTCAGTGAACGGTGATGTGGAGTGTGACCCCCAGAGCGACTTCGACAAGTCCTCCACCATCCCACGCAACAGCAACATTGCCCAGAACTACCGGCGGATGATCCAGACCAAGCGTCCCGCCTCCACTGCTGGGCTGCCCACTGGCACCAACCTACCAGCCGGCACAACCCCAGGGGTAGCCACCATCCGCCGCACGCCCTCCACCAAACCCTCGGTCCGCCGTACCCTCTCCAATGCTGGTCCCATCCCCATCCGACCCCCCATTGTCCCCGTGAAGACCCCTACAGTGCCCGACTCCCCCAGCTACACCGGTCCCACACGGGTGGGCAGCGAAGAGTGTGTCTTCTATGCCGATGACGCCTCGCCAAACCCCCTGGATTTTGCCAAAGCTTCACCCAAGCGGCTGAGCCTTCCCAACACCGCCTGGGGCGGCGGTGCCATGGAGATCTCTGTCTACCCCGGGGCTAGCCAGCACCTCTCcactgaggaagaggaggaccAACAGTTGGCTGCCAACCGGCACAGCTTGGTGGAGAAGATTGGTGAGCTGGTGGCTGGCGCCCACGCCCTGGGGGAAGGCCAgttccccttccccaccaccctcACGGGGTCTGGTCCCAGTGAGGAGACCCCTGCGCCCCCCCCAGCGGCCTCCATGGACCCCCCGGCCGAAGACATGCTGGTGGCCATCCGGCGTGGGGTGCGCCTGCGCAGGACCGTCACCAACGACAGGTCGGCCCCGCGGATATCGTGA